In Vanacampus margaritifer isolate UIUO_Vmar chromosome 6, RoL_Vmar_1.0, whole genome shotgun sequence, the DNA window CATAGCTCTCTCCAGGACTAGGGACAGTACCTCTAGACACCAGAGCCGGGCTGAAGAGGAGACTGAGAGACGTCCTCAGTGGGAGAGCTGTCTGCTGTGCCTCTAAAGTAGGAATcagtgcacacgcacgcacgcacgcacacacacacacacacacaggaaggtGTGTTAGTGAAGAACAGAGAAAGTTAGGCTGCAGAGCTGACAAACGGTGAAgccaaaaagcagagatgcgaGTCAAAAAGGAGTGGTAGCGTGAAACATGCCGAGCGGGCGCCGGAGGTCTTACCCGCTCTGCCAGTTGAGGATGTGCTGTGGACTGCAGGGGGGTGTGGGCGTGGCTGCCTGCTCGCTGGAGGGCGTGATGCTCCTCTGGCTGTGTGGGGATGCGACTGCGGGGGGAATTACGACCGTCAGTTAGGAACGCTGATAACACTGGCATTTTCAACACAGTTAAATTAGCTCTATGGTCTCCTTAGTTGACCGCCCATATCACTCACCACACAAAGTCATAGACACTACAAGTGGCCTTAAGGACAATCTGCACCTCAGATTTTGTTAATCAGTCTTagttcagtcattttttttgtgtgcccaGAGAAAATTCACACAActggcttattattattattatcattatgaaAATGATCATCTCAGTGGGATGTGCCGGCAAGAGTTAAGGATGAGTACCTGGCGAACCCTTGGCGAGCGTTCCCACCCGACTGCCACGCCCGTGTCCCAGCGTGCCTTGCTGCGACCCTGTTTCGGATGACGTGGAACCCGAGTGGGAGTGACTCCTCTCCTTCAGGCTCCCGGACGACCTCTGGTACCAGCAGCGCAGCTCCTCCGACACGGCCGCCCTCCCCCCTCCTCCGCCGCTCCCCTCGCGCCCCAGCGATGGAGTCCGTACAATCTGCGAGCGGGACGGCGTTAGTCGGCCGCCGCCCTCGCCGCCGTCCTCCCCTCCCCAGGCCTCCTTGTACAGCCCCCCGGCCGTGTAGGAGCTGGAGGTTTTGAACTGGGCCTTCACGCTGTAGTGGCCCTCCTGGTCGCTCTCCAGGCTGCGCACCACCACTGGGTTGGGGCTGCCCTCCACGTACAGCGGGTACTCTTTAATGCGGTACTGGGAGGACGGCTGGCTTTGGCTGTGGAGGTAGACGCCGTGGTGTCCTCCGCTGATGCCGCCTCCACCCGAACCCCCGACCGAGCCGTTCTTAGCTGCCAGGTTTGGCATAGAGCCCGAGTTGGACGACCCCAGGTGACCGGCGGACCTGCGGAGGGAGCACGTGGATCGATCACAGAGATGCTACAAAATTAACTTTCACAACATATGGGAAgatgtttgagcatttatttagCACTCTGGATATCCCGTTTAAGGTCCATGTACTGGACCAGTAAGACAATGTTTGATCATATTACCCCATTCGAACCAACTCGCACTGGTTCCCTGTCCACCTgagatactgtatgtttttattttgttacttaCGCACAAAATATTACATGGCCTAGCACCTTCCCTGCACTCGCCATACGCTGGTCTTTTGGTGACTCCGAGGACTAAAATAAGTTTGCAGGTTATAGAGCATTCTCTATTCAGCCACCAGTCCTAATCGCGTACATTTCAGCTACATCACTACAGAAATGGGAAGATTTCGATTTAAGACAAATTTTTGTACTCTCACATTTAGTTAAACTACACCTAGTATGCAAATTGCCTCTTGCCCTGCCTTAGACGGTGACGTCtgaattttggcctgttttactgctaCTTCTCTCTCATCCTCCTTTCATGCTCAAACTGCCCAAAAAGATTTTGCACCGACAATCCGGCCAAGATCTGAGGTGGACCATTTCCTCGGAGGCGCTGTTGTTGTGGATTCCGCATGGACCAGTTTCTGAGGAAAAGCCACCTCCCTGAAAGCGCTTCATGGCAAGCTAtttgtgcatttatttaatattctcCTAGTCTAGGGGGTCTGCAACCTgaggctctggagccacatgtggctctttagtccctctcctgtggctccctgtggatctctaaaaatattttgtagaaattattattattttttttacatatttttttttaaataaaatattatttgaatgaataaacaatttagattaaaaatgaataactaaatattccccaaaaaatgcctaatttgtcagaaaaagagacgcagaaaattaccatctatttttcacaaaattgcaaaaaattagaaaatttattaaaaaaaaggcagaaaacaaaacgtaacaaaaagtaaccataaaatgtccaaaaataaaagacaggCAGAAAAAATAtcatataatgtacacaaattTACCAAATCTGAGAATTCAtataaaaaaggcaaaaaataaattcaaaaaattaCCGTAAGTccacaaaattaccaaaaatgtcagaaaattctAAGCAAAAAagcgaaaaaaaagaaaaggaaaaaaattgccacaaaatgtccaaaaaaggaagagaggcagaaaattaccatagtatgttcataaaattgctaaaaatatccgaaatttaacagaaaggcagaaaagtctgaACATGTACGAAAAACTAAGTCTGatcaattacaataaataaataaataaatgcaaaaagagAAGACGAAagttagaagaaaatgaatcttaaAGTAGCCttttggatgctgcatattttctgttatggtgcggCCTTAATTAGCTTGTGGGCATTAGACTACCGTTAACATTAACACACTGTTTTGATCATTCCAATGTTTAAACGTTTTGTGGCTCCAAacaatttttgggttatttatttagcctaaaatggctctttttttcAGTAAATGTTGCTGACCCTTGTCCTAGTCTACTGAACTGTTTTACTAATAAGGCCGAGTGCACCAGTACCATAAACCTTAAACTGAATATCAGGATACGTAATAAATAGTCAAAAGGGCTTGCCCATCCGGTTGTCTCACCTGTGCCTCTGCCGCTGCCGCTGCCTGGCTTTGGAGGGTGAGTCCTCTCCGAGAGTTGAGTAGTAGGGGTTGCTACCAGGCGCCAAGGGCCCGCCGGCTGGGTAGAAGTGCTCCGAGCTGCTCTGGCTGGTGCAGGATGAGCAGTCGTCCAGTGCGTCAGAGCCGTTGGAGCTCCGCGTCGGGCCCAGTAAAAAGTCTGGGCTGCCCAGCGTGCCCAGGGCATGCGGGTGTGCATCTGGGTCCGACGTCAGGAGCTTGCCTTGGGACTCCAGGCTGGAGCTGCGATTCCTAAAGTGCTGAGCGAGACTGTGCAGACGTGTGGGGCTGATGTCCACTGACCTGTGGGACATGCAAGCAAAAACGTATGTGACGTTACAATCATATCAGAGTTCTTAATTGGCCCAGAGTTAATGGgcagaaatagaaataataagTTTGAGGTTAAGATGGAGGACGGACCTGGTGGAATGTACGTAGTGTGGCGTCCGGGTCCTCAGGTCCGGTGTGGACGGCATGCTAGATTGAGAGTTCCACTGAGGGAGGCTTCTGATGGGGCTGCTCTGCAGAGAGTTGCTTCCTCCTGCTTCTGTGCTGCCAGAGCTCGGGAATCTTCTGTGACTGAAGAGAACAAGTAACTAAATTGGATGAATCGTACACAAAATACCTCCACAGGCGAGTTCCGTAGTTTCAACAAGTGTGGCTTGACAGATCATCATCTGTCCCGTGctgtgacatttttcaaatgtaaaaaatgtgctTTGGCTCAGTAAAGTTTGGGAGACAACAGGTGAGTCAACGCAGCCTCCTACCTGGAGTGGGATGAGCGCTTCTTGACTTTCTCGTACGGCTCGTCAAGCGACGACTCGCTCCACATTTTGGGCTTGATGGGCGATTTGTCATAGTCGGCACGGCCGAAGTGCAGGTGCCGCAGCCCGTCTAGGGACTGCGGCGGCGGGGGACGACTGTGAGACGGCGGACGCGGGGGGAGGCCCTTGTGGGGCGACGCCATCGGCGAGAAGTTGGGGGTGCCGGTCACTTGGGGGTCGTCGTCATCCAGCACCAGAGCGTCAGATAGCGAACTGTCTTCAGAGCCGATGTTGGCCTCTACAGGACGGAAAAACACCAGCAAGTGCTCAGATTATGACCAAATTTGTCCACAAATTGAAACATGCCTTTAACCTATGCTCATGCAGCAGTAAAGCATTTTACAGGTTTATcagattttttatcttttatcataaatttttttttgcccggtagtttttttgtattttcatcatatttttgttcaaggttaaattgttatattttgtcacctttttactaatttaaaaaaaaatcttttgtcaccccatctgtgttttttaaaaacttttttggtcATATTTTTTAACCGGATTTTTGTTCAAGGTTTgccacatttttgttatttatgtttttttttgtttttttttaccacaaacatTTGGTTCTTTtgttgtaaaatgagtttgtcagtttttatggtcatattattgtcagtttttGCTGTCCAAGGCTTATTATACGTTTTTAACTGCCACATTTCATTGCTGTAAATTTGTCAGAGTTAAAgcagaagtcaaccccaaaattttctttacaataatatgtgccctcagtagtctaaacatttaattttgattGATATTATGTTTAtggaacatgagttaagcagcaaaagctttttttttttttttacttgctgttgactgaagacgatatcacagttgctcaggactcaggtaatgaccaataaCGGCTCAgattgcaaacgtcacatgaccaaattcagaaaaaggtgttatttatttatatatttattattattatgatgtttggtaacattttttgtcatctttttgcTAGATTTTTCAcgtattgtttacattttaaggCTAAAATCATATCAGgttaaatcatatttttgttcaaggtgtttttgtcaaatgttttatGTGTTTTCTGGAtctctttttttagtttttttaaagtagttatTATGGCAATCATAGCCGTTACGTTTCTAATGCGTAGTGATGTCGATCACTGACGCAAAAGTAAAATCATAATTATGTtcacaatttgaaataaaaacatttctacgCCATAAATATAAAGCAATCAAAATGGCCATGATGTCTATTAGAGTAGAAGCCAATACATAAGAAAATACTGTCGGTGTCAAGAGTGCTGGTACCTTCAATTATAAGCGATGCCCTCTGTGTGGGCTTCTTTCCAGAGCGAACCCGGTATTCATTGATGGAGTTCTCAATCTCCTGTAACTTCTTGAGTGCGTTGAGATAAGACGTCTTCCTCTGCTTCTTCAGCTTTTTGCTGCTCACGTGCGGGTCGCTGGCCAGGCGCCGGGCTGCCTCAGTAATCTGCGATTGAATGGCGAACTCTCGCTCCAGCCGTTCTAGCTCCTCTTCCTGGGACGAGCACATTGCAAGGATATGAAGCCAACATGGACGACACCAGCGAGTGACGTTAAGTTACATAGTCGTGATCCAGAAACAACAACAGGCTTAGTTTGCAGACGCTGTAATTCTGCCATATTCTATGCATAACGCAGGCTGCCAGAGAAAGTGCGgtgcaaaaataatttatctCGGCCACAGCAGATTTTCTCACTGCTGAATCCTCTCTATAGAAACACTAGGCGCTCCAATAAAAACAAGCTGGTGTCCATAACAAGGCTGTCTTTCTCCACACTTCTGCTGGGATTTGTCAAACAGGGATCACCAAGTCAAACATCTCAATCCTACTTCAAGTTATATTAAGTATCaaaagtactgtactgcaaaaaggggtaggcaatcacagtatgtaaataaaaatagaaaaaaaaaccaacactTATaaatttgcctcttttttttttagcattggaCTGAACTGATATGAACTTTTCTATTGACTATATTCTAATTCATAGAGATGAATGTGTGTTACTATCTATATATTGCATACTGCATATAGACATTGAATGGCCGTGTGTGTCTATCATTGGGATGTATTCACTTGGGTCGACATCATACCTCAGTTCTGAGGAATCTCTATTACTAACACACAATGCTATTGTAGATTTATGTGTGTGAATGAGTGGCCACTAGTGAACAGGCACATTTGTGAtatatgacttaaaaaaaagagtcctgGAAACTTTTCAAAGCCAACAACTTCTgccatgaaaaaatataaaccCACGCACATTCTATCCACCAGCAGGCATGCGACCACCAACTCTTCCTGTGAAGGGAACTATTTTTAGAAGTACTGCAGAgctttggaatattttttttcaaccaaggAACATAACGACAGATGTGGCACAGGGGCCATCATGTTTTGGTGCATTCTAGATaacatgactttaaaatgaaagcttcaacaatgtaatttttaaacTTGCTCAACAAAGAACGCGTTGACCCCGCAATAGAGGGGCAGGGCGGGCCTCAGTCTCTTTATGAGGTCAAAAAACGtgaaatgtgcttttattttgatgggTGATGTACTTGATAAAACCATGTCACAGACTTGAGGTgtgttttaaccctggagaacccaagaacccttttcttctttggaaaattatgaattatacatttaatgactgctataagttcaatgaacaccaaaatatatgttttttcaatgtttttttcaattcattccctaatttaggattagggtgaaatttgaccctttgggatttatgggtatcatttcgaaaaatctgaataacaaaaactgtcagtaaactatttagaatttaagaaaataatcaatcaaatacacaggtacattgaacaatacaatttttttgttttatttgttgcattttagccatcttgtcaccaccactttggctcatgtaagtgcaatattcatccactagatggccccatgcaggggtcagaagtggcactctggacttttgaagttaaatttgaaaaaaaaagaaaaaaaggtctttgttatttgagtagcagaatttataggggccaaatttgaccccgtgggttctccagggttaagttgcAAAAAACATTTACCTCCCCCTTAGGAAGAATCTTCTGCTCATCCAGTTTGAAGGCAGTGCCTATTTTTCGCCTCACTGTGGGAGCTTCCTCGCCTGGATCGAGAGGGTATTCCTTGGGAAGTTTCCCTGTCAGCTCCtgaaaattaaaagtaaaatgagGCTACAAATGAAAATTTAGAAGAGtagagaatttttttgggggggcataCAGCCTCTCTGATGCAGATGTTCTTGAGCTCCTCAAGCCTCTTCCTTAGCGTCTCTTCCAGAGCTTCCTGGCGGGCCCTCAGTGCAGCCAGCATGTCCTTCTTGGCTGTTTGGGAGCTGTCTGATTCCTGAGATCCTGCAAAACAATCGGAACGGTTACGTGTCAGGAGCGTGCTGGTATGCTGCTGTTTCCAGTTGTGGCGGTCTTGGGCTGCCCAGGAGAAAGAAGGAGAGATTGCCCATGCACCTGTACAGGCCCGCCAGGATGTTTACAGGGAAGTGAGTGGAACATGTCGATAAGGAAGCTGTTTGTTTCAAGGAAaagagggggggcggggggcagcGCAGAGGACAAAGTCAGTGACGCACAGTCTCAGGGGGGTCCGAGATGGTGCCAGCCTTGTTTGTAACACGCCTTTAAGTTTAAGACAAActgctcgcacgcacacatgcacacgcactgCCGCCCTCTCCTTGGGAAAAGACAGAAACAACGCAAGACTCACCCGCTGAGAAAGCTGTggcagaaagaaaaacacatgcCTTTAATTCACTCAAGGTTGGATTGTTGGCTACTGTCACATTGACTTCAAAAGACACAATGTGGATCACCAACTTTGGTttgcaatattaaaacaaagtgGAACATAGCATTGAGGAGGCTTATGTTACTGTTGTTGCTCCAAAGCAGAAGTTCTGCTCTATTTATTGGAGTGACTTCTTCAGCTTTAGATTATAGATAAAATGATAGCTCGGATGGCATAtcaataatacagtacatgcacaAGCAACAAAGAGCATACTAAAATAAAGAGTGGCAGAGAAGCGGGCTTAAAACACATTCACATCTAatccaaagaaaataaaatctaaaataagattttcaaatatatattaaaaaaacaatacaatacagtgtACAGTGTATATAGTAGTAATTAATAATATGCATATGTGTATAATGTTTCTAGATTAAAGAATTGTTGAAGATATTGAGAGCAGCAAAATGGGAGATTGCTTGGTTAAGAGTTAAGATAATGCAAAGTTTGTGTGCTTTTTCTCGAATAGAACAACGACGCTTGCCGAGCGAAGGAGGCACAAGTCCGTGGAAAGATGGGCACCGAGAAGACAGAAATGACACGCGATGGCCAAGAGGACGGGGCCTATAAACAGATGAGGTCATCTgtacaaaattgagttgaataTCAAACTGAAGAGGAAGAGGCGGGAGACAGTCTCTCTGTCTCATGCTGATTATCGCATCACACAATACACCACTCGTTCAGCACGTATGCATTGTTTGAAAATGCCATTGAAAAGCTGAAGTTTGACCTGATGAACTTCACATTCCCATAAACACTAAATTTAGAGCAGGGAGGGGACCCCGGAGGACAAGTGTGTGCGCGCCACACAAATTATTTGTTTGCATTGATCGGTGTCAAACATGTTAAAGTCACAAGCTACATTGTAGTTAACAGTTTAGCCAATGGGGCCGTTATGACTCTGAAAACGTATAAATGTATAATCGCCTCATCATATTATTACATCTAAACATCACATTAATAGataactagttttgaaatcagaattcAAGGAAAATACACTACAACGACCATTGcttaacttttttaaatgagcGCAATTTGCAATTCTGGTACAGATTTTACTTGAAAGCATGAAGTTACTCACAAATGTACAGTTCTACATAATATTGCCCAGGAGGGAGTGGGGGTTTGTGCGGTACGTATATGCTCCGCTAGAAacgtttcaaattaaaaaaattgtccgTCTCTGTGTGCAGTCTGGTAACAAatggcaaattttttttaaaagccactTGTTCAAGTAAACTGGCCCACTTGTCCAATTCAAACATCAAACGCGGCCCCTTGAGAACAAAAGTTTGCGCGTGTGTTAAGAGAACATGAGGTGCACAATCTATGGCGTCTCTCTCTGGAGGCAGCTGTTTCAGTCCATGCAGCTGTCAACCAACGGCCAGTTCCAATAGCGCCACATAAGAATACTCCTGCCTATCAATCTGTCACTTTTACACCCCACCACGGCACGTccccacaacacacacatacatttggAGTTTGGAAGTATGTACTAACCTGATGAAAGCAGACTGCCACTGCTCCCGCTGATAATCTTGCCTTTGCTGCCCATGTTGGCCAGCTTGGACGTTTTCAGCGTTCCCGTTTCGGTGAGGTCGATGGCAATCTCGCTCAGACTGCGTGCAGCGTGGATCTTAGACtggacacacacacgtgcaagtTCAACCATCATGTCTGGTCGAGTCTGTGCTGTAATAGTTTGAGGGTGAGGAGAAAATTGCTGACCTTGCTCTGCTTGCGGTCCAAATAGAACTGGTGTTGGCTTATGGCCATGGCCCAGATGGACTTGATGAGGGCCGGGCAGGCATACCAGGTGTGCACTGCGATGCCACTGTGGCCAAACGTCCTGCGAGTCACCGACGCCCTACAGTAGAAGCGGACACCAGGCCCCTTTATACACactgaatgcaaaaaaatgactaCAAAGATCATCGCAGGAATACGTTCCAGAAGTAGCTGCAATTGTGACAATCTGCAATATACTGTAGAgaccatataaacataaaaaataaaaaataaaaaaataataattttttatctaCACATCATACACACTTTAAACTTTTTCCAACACAAAGAATGAAACACAAATGTAtggaaaatactgtatgtattgtaGTGTCCATGTTAGTTATGCGCCTTATGTGTTCAATAAATGGTGAGtatggctctcctttcccacattgGAGGGCATTACAGGAAGTGACTAAACTGTAAAAAcccatagaaaaaaaattgcaaaagcaCCTCACAGATTTTGTAATATAGTACAGTGACTCTTAACTTGTGGTATGCTGGCTCACACGGGTTGTTCGTGAAATAATCACTGTAAGTAGAGTTCAGTTCTATTAACgtcaatacatttgcattaaatatttaagaactgtttgttttaaaatgtttattgatgTACAATTTTTAGAACTtgtatacaatacattttaattggactttacaccgatctgattggctggataGGGGTCAGACGATATTTGGCGTTATATGCAAAATCAAAGATTGGTTGTAATATCTTAATTTTCCTGATTGATCAATGACATCACATCATTGATGGGCTCCACAAAATGAGACATTACATACTATACTACATGTTTACCAgcattttttaaaggattttttccccctctctccatgcatttcaattgacgTCAATCATACTGGGGGTTTTCGCTATTCGTGTGCCAGGCCAGTCCCTATCCACCGCAAATGGTGGCTCTTAATCGACTTAAGAGTAAAGTTTGATACATCTTCTGATCGAATCGGTGATCATTTAtcgatttttttcaaacttgatCGCTAATCGGCCGAAAATTTTTGATTATGTAAAAgtctcattttaatttaatgattATTTGTACAGTATAGCAGTTTAGTATAATATTAACATTGAAACTGTAACTGTAATTGTGACATAATATTACAgtgcattacaaaaatattaaatacactttttaggaataaaacctctGTCATATTTCTGATGCACATTTTGGTCTTTATGCTGCTGTATTCAAATGTTGATCATGATGGTGGTACttggcataaaaaaattgagaaccACCGGCAAGTAGAGACATTCCACAAAAAGATCTGCGATGCAAGAGAACTGTGGTATAGCATGCGAACACTGCATAACTATTAGAGCGCCACTTTACCAGCAATAAAAGGCTTCTCCGATGCTTGCGAGAAGAGGAGACGCGGATTTGCCACACACGACGCTGGCGTGTTTGCTCATCCTTatttaaacacacactcacGGCCAGCTCACCCTAATGACAGCTCCTCTCAAAGAAAACACCGCTGCTCGCCATTTCACCCCGTCCCCGACTGTTTTTCCTCCCCCCCGCAACACCGCACATATGGagccatgttaaataaatacaggCCGGGTCACTCTGGCAACAAAGCGGCCCGCTCACACAGATGTGAAGTCCTTCGTGGGGTTCCCTTGTCAAGACTTTTTGACGTGTGTATTTGCGTgtaagaaatttttttttttgagccgCCTTTAGGATATTATTTTAGGAAAAGAATTACAGCATGATAGAACGTGCACAAAAGAGTACATAACTGTACTGTCTATTCATCTGATCGTTCCATATGTATTTTCTGCATTGGGTCATGCTGGGCTTTAAAAAAGTTAGAGTATCACATTAAACATTCATCTATGTTTTTTAGCACTACATTAAAAGTCAATGAATGCAGTTGACGTTTATATTCGCCAACTGGAATCCAACTGTTCACTGCCATCAGTGATTATATATGTCAAGTACCAAATACTTTTTGCAATGAGTAGGTGTGGAGGAGGGTCTCGCCCAGTATGTctctaaataaaacatttttaaagcgCTGTAATGGCGAACAGATCCATGTAGATGGCAGTGTGGCATCAGTTTGGATTTGAGTAGAAGATGAAGACCGGGAGGGAAATTTTGCATTTTCCCGTTGATCGCAATGGAGAGAAATGCCTCATACTCAGAGAATGTATATACAATGGTATAAAAGGAGTATGTGTCATGGTAGTTACTAGGAAGTTTGTCACGATTGTGAGAAGACCTGACTCAGGGAGTGAATGATGACCGCTATGTAAGAACGCCACTGATGTTAAACTCAAGCCATGTGGCGAGTCAGCGTCGCTCACTGCGCATTTCATAGTTTTACATctgtaaataaatgtacttaaaaagccttttctctttattctttttgtttgttttatagttGATGGTGTTACAAATGCAAAAACTAGTACCAAAATcccttttctgttttgtttttgccaccGTTTGGTCATACACCATTGTTTTTGGTGGAACCAACCCATGTTTTACTGCTGATTATTAAAGAATGAAAATGCTAGACACTAAACATTTTTCTCGTGAAAGGAGAGTGTACTCTTTCTTTGGGTTGGTTTGCTGCTTATATTGTCAGTCAGTTAGTCAAAGCGctctaaaataaatgtaaaaacaaaaacatatgtaAAACACTGTTGACGTTTATATGCGGGCAACACTTTATTCTTCTTTTATGCCAAAGTGCCGCTTATTAATCGGCATTAAGTTGCATGTTCCTGTGTAGACTAATAGCTGAAAATTGgacggtgtgtgtgttttaagggAACAATAAAGTTGGAGAAACactcaaatcaaaacaatataCGAGATAAGAATTGAACTGCAGCAACATTCAATTATTTGTGTTACTTAATAACAATGAACtaattaacccctgggcgttatttgaccatttttgggctttttgttggttctgaccaagccatttcaaaataaaataacgcccaggcgttaatttgttttaaatacgaGTCAAGTATCCACCTTGACCATACAAGTATAGAATCAGTCAGCCTTCTCATTCCAACGATCGGTCTGTTGTATAGATTTACCTCCTGGGGTCATGAACTTCCACGGAGAACTTCTTCTCTCGGAAGTAGAGGTTCTCCAGCTGACGCCATTGGAACACCTGAGGTTCGAAGACACAAAACACGGCCCGACAATGAGTCCACGAAGCTTTGAAGGAAATCCTTTTCTCCGTTAACACCACGAAGAGAAGAAAAATTCCCACAGCGCCTGATTAACGCACGCTACATACGATAGCCAAAAGACGTATTCCTCCGCATGTGCGCTGTTACATCCTCCATGACTTGCTTCACCATTTGtaggcgtgtgtgtgagtgaaagtGTGTAAAGTTTCCTCTTCTCCTGTAACTTGACTTGGAGGGAGGTGAGGGGGGGAGGCTTTTAGGG includes these proteins:
- the frmd4a gene encoding FERM domain-containing protein 4A isoform X7, with translation MTEGRRCQVHLLDDRKLELLVQPKLMAKDLLDLVASHFNLKEKEYFGIAYTDETGHFSWLQLDRRVLEHEFPKKSGPIVLYFCVRFYIESISYLKDNATIELFFLNAKSIIYKELIEVDSDVVFELASYILQEGKSDFTSNDTTRSDLKKLPALPTQALKEHPSLAYCEERVIEHYKKLNGQSRGQAIVNYMSIVESLPTYGVHYYAVKDKQGIPWWLGLSYKGIFQYDHQDKVKPRKVFQWRQLENLYFREKKFSVEVHDPRSRASVTRRTFGHSGIAVHTWYACPALIKSIWAMAISQHQFYLDRKQSKSKIHAARSLSEIAIDLTETGTLKTSKLANMGSKGKIISGSSGSLLSSAFSAGSQESDSSQTAKKDMLAALRARQEALEETLRKRLEELKNICIREAELTGKLPKEYPLDPGEEAPTVRRKIGTAFKLDEQKILPKGEEEELERLEREFAIQSQITEAARRLASDPHVSSKKLKKQRKTSYLNALKKLQEIENSINEYRVRSGKKPTQRASLIIEEANIGSEDSSLSDALVLDDDDPQVTGTPNFSPMASPHKGLPPRPPSHSRPPPPQSLDGLRHLHFGRADYDKSPIKPKMWSESSLDEPYEKVKKRSSHSSHRRFPSSGSTEAGGSNSLQSSPIRSLPQWNSQSSMPSTPDLRTRTPHYVHSTRSVDISPTRLHSLAQHFRNRSSSLESQGKLLTSDPDAHPHALGTLGSPDFLLGPTRSSNGSDALDDCSSCTSQSSSEHFYPAGGPLAPGSNPYYSTLGEDSPSKARQRQRQRHRSAGHLGSSNSGSMPNLAAKNGSVGGSGGGGISGGHHGVYLHSQSQPSSQYRIKEYPLYVEGSPNPVVVRSLESDQEGHYSVKAQFKTSSSYTAGGLYKEAWGGEDGGEGGGRLTPSRSQIVRTPSLGREGSGGGGGRAAVSEELRCWYQRSSGSLKERSHSHSGSTSSETGSQQGTLGHGRGSRVGTLAKGSPVASPHSQRSITPSSEQAATPTPPCSPQHILNWQSGSFSDSCFLGGPSCSELADVQWYRRDKAKPGTLV
- the frmd4a gene encoding FERM domain-containing protein 4A isoform X3; translation: MPTSYGGTHAHTPTDAPERTMLVQGAVTPGRTRRLMLKLPVGTLRRNSGERMTEGRRCQVHLLDDRKLELLVQPKLMAKDLLDLVASHFNLKEKEYFGIAYTDETGHFSWLQLDRRVLEHEFPKKSGPIVLYFCVRFYIESISYLKDNATIELFFLNAKSIIYKELIEVDSDVVFELASYILQEGKSDFTSNDTTRSDLKKLPALPTQALKEHPSLAYCEERVIEHYKKLNGQSRGQAIVNYMSIVESLPTYGVHYYAVKDKQGIPWWLGLSYKGIFQYDHQDKVKPRKVFQWRQLENLYFREKKFSVEVHDPRRASVTRRTFGHSGIAVHTWYACPALIKSIWAMAISQHQFYLDRKQSKSKIHAARSLSEIAIDLTETGTLKTSKLANMGSKGKIISGSSGSLLSSGSQESDSSQTAKKDMLAALRARQEALEETLRKRLEELKNICIREAELTGKLPKEYPLDPGEEAPTVRRKIGTAFKLDEQKILPKGEEEELERLEREFAIQSQITEAARRLASDPHVSSKKLKKQRKTSYLNALKKLQEIENSINEYRVRSGKKPTQRASLIIEEANIGSEDSSLSDALVLDDDDPQVTGTPNFSPMASPHKGLPPRPPSHSRPPPPQSLDGLRHLHFGRADYDKSPIKPKMWSESSLDEPYEKVKKRSSHSSHRRFPSSGSTEAGGSNSLQSSPIRSLPQWNSQSSMPSTPDLRTRTPHYVHSTRSVDISPTRLHSLAQHFRNRSSSLESQGKLLTSDPDAHPHALGTLGSPDFLLGPTRSSNGSDALDDCSSCTSQSSSEHFYPAGGPLAPGSNPYYSTLGEDSPSKARQRQRQRHRSAGHLGSSNSGSMPNLAAKNGSVGGSGGGGISGGHHGVYLHSQSQPSSQYRIKEYPLYVEGSPNPVVVRSLESDQEGHYSVKAQFKTSSSYTAGGLYKEAWGGEDGGEGGGRLTPSRSQIVRTPSLGREGSGGGGGRAAVSEELRCWYQRSSGSLKERSHSHSGSTSSETGSQQGTLGHGRGSRVGTLAKGSPVASPHSQRSITPSSEQAATPTPPCSPQHILNWQSGSFSDSCFLGGPSCSELADVQWYRRDKAKPGTLV